In a single window of the Flavobacteriales bacterium genome:
- a CDS encoding glycosyltransferase family 2 protein: MNMWVTLFWILLFLVFYSYVGYALLLGVLIRLGFKQKDDLNDPEEWPPVALIVPCFNEAGYIEEKIENSLALDYPGDKIEYIFISDGSSDETPAIVKRYEGKAAAMHEDARRGKAAAMNRAVGATTAEILIFCDANTELNAEAVKKIARHYKSPKIGGVAGVKIIKQNEAESASGAGEGIYWKYESTLKKWDSRFYTVVGAAGELMSYRRALYEELPQDTILDDFMQSMRVCEKGYRVVYEPEARAAEWASANVEEELKRKIRIAAGGWQSVFRLKRAGNPFFDFKLWFQYVSHRVMRWSIGPVSFFLLVPLASFLYFSGTPGFSFFFWAMVGVYIAIAIGRILNDRKTEIKIFWVPYYFFVMNYAVVMGLFRFLKGNQSSLWERAQRAR, from the coding sequence ATGAATATGTGGGTCACCCTTTTTTGGATATTGCTGTTTTTAGTATTCTACTCGTATGTGGGATATGCTTTGTTGTTGGGCGTACTCATCAGGCTGGGGTTCAAGCAAAAGGACGATCTCAACGATCCCGAAGAGTGGCCTCCGGTAGCCCTTATTGTGCCGTGTTTTAATGAGGCGGGATACATTGAAGAGAAAATCGAGAACTCTTTGGCCTTGGACTACCCCGGTGATAAGATCGAGTACATTTTCATTTCGGACGGAAGTTCCGATGAAACCCCGGCCATTGTTAAGCGATACGAGGGTAAGGCTGCAGCTATGCACGAAGACGCGCGACGTGGTAAAGCGGCAGCTATGAATCGCGCCGTAGGCGCTACAACAGCGGAAATTCTGATCTTTTGCGATGCCAATACAGAGCTCAATGCCGAAGCGGTGAAAAAGATCGCACGTCACTACAAGAGCCCCAAGATCGGAGGTGTTGCCGGCGTTAAGATCATTAAGCAAAACGAGGCCGAAAGCGCCAGTGGGGCCGGTGAGGGCATTTATTGGAAGTACGAGTCGACCCTTAAGAAGTGGGATAGTCGTTTTTATACCGTAGTTGGAGCGGCCGGGGAGCTAATGAGCTATCGCAGGGCGCTCTACGAAGAGCTACCGCAAGACACGATCCTGGATGATTTTATGCAGAGTATGCGGGTATGTGAAAAAGGCTATCGCGTGGTTTACGAGCCCGAAGCACGTGCGGCGGAATGGGCCTCTGCAAACGTAGAGGAGGAGCTCAAGCGGAAGATCCGAATCGCGGCGGGTGGTTGGCAGAGCGTATTTCGGTTGAAGCGAGCGGGAAACCCCTTCTTCGATTTTAAACTGTGGTTTCAGTATGTTTCGCACCGAGTGATGCGATGGAGCATTGGGCCGGTGAGCTTTTTCCTGCTGGTACCCCTGGCGAGTTTTCTTTATTTCTCTGGAACACCGGGATTTAGTTTCTTTTTTTGGGCCATGGTTGGGGTGTATATCGCGATCGCGATCGGACGTATATTGAACGATCGTAAGACCGAGATCAAGATCTTCTGGGTGCCATATTACTTCTTTGTGATGAACTATGCCGTGGTGATGGGACTGTTCCGCTTTCTTAAAGGAAACCAATCGAGCCTCTGGGAACGCGCTCAGCGAGCTCGGTAA
- a CDS encoding glycosyltransferase family 2 protein — MIIVYFILTALFIYLALSVLYFHFFSWGALFPLRDRKVAEKLSRKYAVLIPGYKEDAVIVSVAEAALRQDASREMFDVVVIADSFQPETLERLRELHVKVVEVSFDVSTKSKALNKAMAELGDDCDVAVVLDTDNIMAEDFLLRMEPHFDRGFQVVQGHRVAKNTGTPMAQLDAISEEVNNSVFRKGHRVFGLSSVLIGSGMAFDYAFFKEIIGRIKVIGGFDKELELEMLRDRIQISYAIDAYVYDEKVSRAKSFQNQHRHWLSAQFIYFRRYFGSAVLHLFTKGNLDFFDKAIQMALVPRALLIGFVGLFGVLAYFFEIPPGSEWWIWLPGILVISFLFSIPGEFYNAKTLRALIYLPVGILNVLLSLLKIRGANKRFIHTPHGEDSSSS, encoded by the coding sequence ATGATCATCGTTTATTTTATACTTACTGCGCTGTTCATCTACTTGGCCCTCAGTGTATTGTATTTCCATTTCTTTTCGTGGGGCGCCCTTTTCCCACTGCGCGATCGCAAGGTCGCTGAAAAACTGTCACGCAAATACGCCGTCCTCATTCCCGGTTATAAAGAAGACGCCGTCATCGTTTCTGTAGCGGAGGCTGCCTTGCGGCAGGATGCGTCCCGCGAGATGTTCGACGTGGTGGTGATCGCCGATAGCTTCCAACCCGAAACCCTCGAACGCCTGCGCGAACTCCATGTAAAGGTCGTCGAGGTCTCCTTTGATGTGAGTACCAAGTCCAAGGCTCTGAATAAAGCTATGGCTGAACTGGGCGATGACTGCGATGTAGCCGTTGTTCTCGACACCGACAACATCATGGCCGAAGACTTTTTACTCCGCATGGAACCGCATTTCGATCGCGGCTTTCAGGTGGTTCAAGGGCATCGGGTCGCTAAGAATACCGGCACTCCCATGGCGCAGCTCGATGCTATTTCAGAAGAAGTGAACAACAGCGTTTTCCGTAAGGGCCATCGCGTTTTTGGGTTGAGCTCGGTGCTGATCGGATCGGGCATGGCGTTTGACTATGCCTTTTTCAAAGAGATCATTGGCCGAATCAAGGTTATTGGTGGATTCGATAAAGAACTGGAACTCGAAATGCTGCGCGACCGAATTCAGATCTCCTACGCCATCGATGCCTACGTATACGACGAAAAGGTGAGTCGGGCCAAGAGCTTTCAAAACCAGCACCGACATTGGCTTTCTGCTCAATTCATTTACTTTCGACGCTATTTTGGGTCGGCGGTGCTGCACTTGTTTACGAAAGGGAACCTCGATTTCTTCGATAAAGCCATTCAGATGGCCTTGGTTCCACGTGCCTTGCTGATCGGATTCGTTGGCCTGTTCGGCGTTTTGGCCTATTTCTTTGAAATCCCGCCCGGATCTGAATGGTGGATATGGCTCCCGGGTATTCTGGTGATTTCGTTCTTGTTTTCGATTCCCGGAGAATTCTACAATGCCAAAACCCTCAGGGCACTAATATACCTTCCCGTGGGCATACTGAATGTGCTACTTTCGCTGCTCAAGATCCGCGGAGCCAATAAAAGATTCATTCACACGCCACACGGCGAAGATTCATCCTCGTCATGA
- a CDS encoding glycosyltransferase family 4 protein — MRIGIEAQRIFRPKKHGMDMVALEMIRQLQVIDKENEYYIFVKPDADRCWEPKDNFHLVELTGSYPVWEQIKLPKRAAELQLDVLYCTSNTAPVRCKVPLVVTLHDIIYLEKNNLLTKGFTWYQKLGNVYRRWVVPSILPKAAKVITVSNFEKHRIGERLRLPDDKLVAVYNGVGEHFMPVRDPDEQARVRGKYGLPEQYLFFFGNTDPKKNTPRTLRAYIDYCRQTEDALPLVIGDYAPELVRSLLNESGASDLMSSFVFPGYILNTDMPAILTMAEVLLYPSLRESFGIPILEGMACETPVLTSKAASMPEVAGEAALLVDPSNQGEIAEGLMRLLNDGALRADLVARGIDRAKEFFWRNTARSVLEIYNELR; from the coding sequence ATGAGAATCGGTATCGAAGCACAGCGCATTTTTAGACCCAAGAAACACGGGATGGACATGGTGGCGCTTGAGATGATCCGCCAGTTGCAGGTAATCGATAAAGAGAACGAATACTACATTTTCGTGAAGCCCGACGCGGATCGCTGTTGGGAGCCCAAAGATAATTTTCACCTTGTTGAACTCACGGGTTCATACCCCGTGTGGGAACAGATAAAGCTACCCAAAAGAGCCGCTGAGTTACAGCTCGATGTATTGTACTGTACCTCTAACACGGCTCCGGTGCGCTGTAAAGTGCCACTGGTCGTAACTCTACACGATATCATCTACCTCGAAAAGAACAATCTGCTCACCAAGGGATTCACCTGGTACCAAAAGCTTGGCAACGTATATCGCAGATGGGTGGTGCCGTCTATCCTGCCGAAGGCAGCAAAGGTCATAACCGTTAGCAATTTCGAAAAGCATCGAATTGGGGAGCGGCTGAGGTTGCCTGACGATAAGCTCGTGGCGGTGTACAACGGGGTCGGTGAGCACTTTATGCCGGTACGCGATCCGGATGAGCAAGCAAGAGTGCGCGGAAAATATGGTTTGCCCGAGCAATACTTGTTCTTCTTCGGCAATACCGACCCTAAAAAGAATACGCCACGCACGCTGAGGGCCTATATCGATTACTGTCGACAAACGGAAGATGCCTTGCCCTTGGTAATAGGTGATTACGCGCCTGAGCTGGTGAGATCGCTGCTCAATGAATCGGGTGCCTCGGACCTCATGAGTAGTTTCGTTTTTCCGGGATATATCCTGAACACCGATATGCCGGCGATTTTGACCATGGCTGAAGTGTTGCTGTATCCGAGTCTTCGCGAGAGTTTCGGAATTCCGATCCTCGAAGGAATGGCCTGTGAAACGCCGGTGCTGACTTCCAAGGCCGCCAGTATGCCCGAAGTGGCGGGAGAGGCAGCGCTGCTGGTTGATCCATCGAACCAAGGGGAGATAGCGGAAGGGTTAATGAGGTTGTTGAATGATGGGGCCCTACGTGCCGATTTGGTTGCGAGGGGAATCGATAGAGCCAAGGAGTTTTTTTGGCGCAATACGGCTCGTTCGGTCCTCGAAATTTACAATGAATTGCGATGA
- a CDS encoding NAD(P)H-binding protein has protein sequence MVQVSVLGATGLVGRHLMNELVANPAIGRIQVWSRRPVHFDSDKVEVVVADLYEIQQHDTSFLPDGVFCCIGTTNAKAPDEETYRAIDYGIPVSAACKARREGVEAFAVISSIGANATAQPFYLRTKGQMELDVLKHGPRRKWALRPSFLLGERSEKRLGESIGKFFIRLFGPLLFGSWKKYRGIHAREVAKAMITLVMDPRDQYVWESNEIKDLAALYPSDN, from the coding sequence ATGGTTCAAGTCAGTGTTTTGGGTGCCACAGGGCTCGTTGGTCGTCATTTAATGAACGAACTAGTCGCAAATCCGGCCATAGGCCGAATTCAAGTTTGGTCGCGCCGTCCGGTTCATTTCGATAGCGACAAGGTCGAGGTCGTGGTAGCCGATTTGTATGAAATTCAGCAGCACGACACCTCGTTTTTACCCGATGGTGTTTTCTGCTGTATTGGAACTACCAATGCCAAGGCACCTGACGAGGAAACCTACAGGGCCATCGATTACGGTATTCCCGTTTCGGCGGCCTGTAAGGCACGGCGAGAAGGGGTAGAGGCCTTTGCCGTGATTTCGAGTATTGGCGCTAATGCCACTGCGCAGCCCTTTTATTTGCGCACGAAGGGGCAGATGGAGCTTGACGTGCTCAAGCACGGTCCAAGGCGCAAATGGGCTTTGAGACCGAGTTTTTTATTGGGCGAGCGGAGTGAAAAACGCCTAGGAGAAAGCATCGGTAAGTTCTTTATCCGGCTCTTTGGGCCGCTGCTCTTCGGTTCTTGGAAGAAATATCGAGGAATCCATGCCCGTGAAGTGGCCAAGGCCATGATCACCTTGGTCATGGATCCGCGCGATCAATACGTATGGGAGAGCAACGAGATCAAAGACCTCGCAGCACTTTATCCTTCGGATAACTGA
- the uvrA gene encoding excinuclease ABC subunit UvrA, with protein sequence MTNYDEQLEVLGARVHNLKNIDISIPRDQLVVITGLSGSGKSSLAFDTIYAEGQRRYIETFSAYARQFLGGLERPDVDKINGLSPVISIEQKTTSKNPRSTVGTITEVYDFLRLLYARAADAYSYVSGEKMVSYTDEQIRQLIKEDFDGERILLLSPVIRSRKGHYRDLFETILKQGFVRARVDGEIVEVTRGMKLDRYKTHDIEIVIDRLKVDADSDQRLKQSIETAMTQGKGMLMVQRHNTDQIRYFSRQLMCPTSGIAYDHPEPNTFSFNSPKGACPSCNGIGKVSVVDRDKIAPNPKKSIKNGGIAPLGEMKNNWIFGEIKMIGERYDFDLNSPVVEIPEDGWNAILHGTKETFEVKSKTLGVTKNYSINFDGLIPFLEQQHNNAKSRSLRRWAGDYMVKKNCPECRGARLRKESLHFRIDHHNIFELANMSIGDLGVWLKGVEDRISERQRVIAVEILKEIRSRLGFLIDVGLNYLSLNRGSKSLSGGEAQRIRLATQIGSQLVGVLYILDEPSIGLHQRDNAKLIKSLKDLRDVGNSIIVAEHDRDMIEHADHVIDIGPGAGVHGGHIVAEGTPSEVLKLPTLTAEYLNGQRLIALPAERRKGNGSSIKLFGAKGNNLKNVDMELPIGTLTCVTGVSGSGKSTLVNETLYRILSAHYYYAVSKPMKYERIEGLDLIDKVIDIDQSPIGRTPRSNPATYTNVWGDIRSLFANLPEAKIRGYKPGRFSFNVKGGRCETCRGAGVQVIEMNFLPDVQVPCPTCNGKRFNRETLEVRYKGKSIAEVLDMTVEDGSEFFKNIPKIYNKIKTLNDVGLGYVKLGQQSTTLSGGEAQRVKLATELSKRDTGQTLYILDEPTTGLHFEDIRVLLEVLQRLVNRGNTVLVIEHNLNVIKVADHLIDLGPEGGAEGGNILGVGTPEEIAEMEHSYTGQFLKKELEWTRAAAEKTNSYEPTT encoded by the coding sequence ATGACGAATTACGACGAACAGCTCGAGGTGCTGGGCGCCCGCGTCCACAACCTCAAAAACATAGATATATCGATCCCGCGCGACCAACTCGTGGTGATCACCGGACTGAGTGGTAGCGGAAAAAGCTCCCTGGCCTTCGACACCATTTACGCCGAAGGACAGCGTCGTTATATCGAAACCTTCTCTGCCTATGCACGACAATTCCTGGGCGGATTAGAACGCCCCGATGTCGATAAAATAAATGGCTTGAGTCCGGTGATCAGCATCGAACAAAAGACCACGAGTAAAAATCCTCGCTCAACCGTCGGAACCATCACCGAGGTATACGACTTTTTACGTCTACTCTATGCCCGTGCTGCGGACGCATACAGTTACGTTTCCGGCGAAAAAATGGTCAGCTATACCGACGAGCAAATTCGCCAACTGATCAAAGAGGATTTCGACGGCGAACGAATACTACTGCTTTCACCAGTGATTCGCTCGCGGAAAGGACATTACCGCGATCTTTTTGAAACCATCTTGAAGCAGGGCTTCGTTAGAGCTCGAGTCGATGGTGAGATCGTTGAAGTAACGCGGGGTATGAAGCTCGATCGCTACAAAACGCACGACATCGAGATCGTGATCGATCGATTGAAGGTTGATGCCGATAGTGACCAGCGCCTCAAGCAGAGCATCGAAACGGCCATGACGCAGGGTAAGGGAATGCTCATGGTTCAACGGCACAACACGGACCAGATCCGCTATTTCTCGCGACAGTTGATGTGCCCGACCAGCGGCATCGCCTACGACCACCCGGAACCCAATACTTTCTCGTTCAACTCGCCCAAAGGTGCTTGCCCGAGCTGCAATGGTATCGGAAAAGTATCGGTGGTCGATCGCGATAAGATAGCTCCGAACCCAAAGAAATCGATCAAGAACGGAGGTATTGCCCCACTTGGCGAAATGAAGAACAACTGGATCTTTGGAGAGATCAAAATGATCGGTGAGCGATACGATTTCGACCTCAATTCTCCGGTGGTTGAAATTCCGGAAGATGGTTGGAACGCCATTTTACATGGCACCAAAGAAACCTTTGAAGTAAAAAGCAAAACTCTTGGAGTAACGAAGAACTACTCGATCAATTTCGACGGCCTCATTCCCTTTCTGGAGCAACAACACAACAACGCCAAGAGCAGAAGTCTCCGACGTTGGGCAGGCGACTACATGGTGAAGAAGAACTGTCCTGAATGTCGAGGGGCTCGACTTCGCAAGGAGAGCTTGCACTTCCGCATAGACCACCACAACATCTTCGAATTGGCCAATATGAGTATTGGTGATCTCGGCGTGTGGCTCAAAGGAGTCGAAGATCGCATTAGCGAACGCCAGCGCGTGATCGCCGTAGAAATACTGAAAGAGATTCGTTCTAGACTCGGGTTTTTAATCGATGTAGGACTGAATTACTTGAGTTTGAACCGCGGAAGTAAAAGCTTGTCGGGTGGTGAAGCTCAGCGAATTCGTTTGGCTACACAGATCGGATCACAATTGGTGGGCGTTCTGTACATCCTCGACGAGCCGAGTATTGGGCTGCATCAGCGCGATAATGCGAAGTTGATTAAATCGCTGAAGGATCTGCGCGACGTAGGTAACAGCATCATCGTGGCCGAACACGACCGCGACATGATCGAACACGCGGACCACGTGATCGATATTGGTCCGGGTGCAGGTGTACATGGAGGACACATCGTTGCCGAGGGCACTCCTTCTGAAGTACTGAAACTCCCCACGCTAACTGCAGAATACTTGAACGGCCAACGGCTAATCGCGCTTCCCGCCGAGAGGCGGAAAGGAAATGGCTCTTCGATTAAACTCTTTGGGGCTAAAGGAAACAACCTCAAGAACGTGGATATGGAACTGCCGATTGGCACATTGACCTGCGTGACCGGGGTAAGTGGTAGTGGGAAGTCTACCCTAGTGAACGAAACGCTGTACCGCATTCTGAGCGCGCATTACTACTACGCTGTGAGCAAGCCGATGAAGTACGAGCGCATTGAAGGGCTCGACCTCATAGATAAGGTGATCGACATAGACCAAAGTCCGATCGGGCGCACTCCGCGCTCGAATCCGGCCACCTACACGAATGTATGGGGCGATATTCGATCACTGTTCGCCAATTTGCCCGAGGCCAAGATCCGCGGATACAAGCCGGGGCGCTTCAGCTTTAATGTAAAGGGCGGCCGCTGCGAAACATGCCGGGGTGCCGGAGTTCAGGTGATCGAAATGAATTTCTTGCCCGATGTGCAAGTCCCCTGCCCTACGTGCAACGGCAAGCGATTCAATCGCGAGACACTTGAAGTTCGATACAAGGGAAAAAGCATTGCCGAGGTGCTCGACATGACCGTGGAAGACGGGAGCGAGTTCTTCAAGAATATTCCGAAGATATACAACAAGATCAAGACCCTGAACGATGTGGGGTTAGGTTACGTTAAACTCGGACAGCAAAGCACGACCTTGAGCGGTGGTGAGGCACAGCGCGTGAAGCTCGCGACCGAATTGAGTAAGCGCGATACGGGACAAACGTTGTATATCCTTGACGAACCGACGACCGGATTGCATTTCGAAGATATTCGCGTACTGCTCGAGGTATTGCAGCGTTTGGTGAATAGAGGCAACACGGTTTTGGTGATCGAGCATAACCTCAATGTTATCAAGGTCGCCGATCACCTCATAGACCTAGGACCCGAAGGTGGCGCCGAAGGTGGAAATATCCTAGGCGTAGGAACTCCGGAAGAGATCGCCGAAATGGAGCACAGCTATACGGGGCAATTCCTTAAAAAGGAGCTCGAATGGACCCGTGCCGCGGCCGAAAAAACGAACAGCTATGAGCCAACGACTTAA
- a CDS encoding lytic transglycosylase domain-containing protein: MKKILQATGVLCIAFVLTQLFIFSSSDIETDDGTFKEHFNRNYNVYALSLPEAPIFMGERVPIEDPDIYERLDRELLVNTYWQSNGLLLIKRANKYFPIIEPILAEKGVPDDFKYLAVAESGLQNVVSPAGATGFWQILESTGKEHGLLINGEVDERYNLEKSTRVACEYLLEAKERFGTWSLAAASYNMGQNGLERQLERQKVDSYWNLLLNPEASRYVFRIMAIKEVLENAEGYGFHYRDKDLYAYPETYIVEVDTAVEHWADFAAQKGISYKTFKYFNPWLRESFLLNREGLTYAIELPVDTSLYFRQEESE; this comes from the coding sequence ATGAAAAAGATCCTTCAAGCGACCGGAGTATTGTGTATTGCCTTTGTTTTGACTCAGCTGTTCATTTTTTCGAGCAGTGATATCGAAACGGACGATGGTACATTCAAAGAACACTTCAATCGGAACTACAACGTATATGCGCTGAGCCTACCCGAAGCGCCTATCTTTATGGGCGAGCGTGTACCGATCGAGGATCCCGACATCTACGAACGTCTCGATCGAGAATTATTGGTGAATACGTATTGGCAGTCGAATGGCCTTTTGTTGATCAAAAGAGCGAATAAGTACTTTCCGATCATCGAACCAATTCTCGCCGAAAAGGGCGTCCCGGATGACTTTAAATATTTGGCCGTAGCTGAAAGTGGATTACAAAATGTCGTTTCCCCCGCCGGAGCCACTGGTTTTTGGCAAATACTCGAAAGTACGGGTAAGGAACACGGACTGCTCATCAACGGGGAGGTCGACGAGCGTTACAACCTAGAGAAATCGACCCGCGTAGCCTGCGAGTATCTGCTCGAAGCAAAAGAGCGTTTTGGAACGTGGTCTTTGGCTGCTGCATCTTACAACATGGGGCAAAATGGCTTGGAGCGCCAGCTCGAACGTCAAAAGGTCGACTCGTATTGGAATTTACTTTTAAACCCCGAAGCGAGCCGATACGTGTTCCGCATCATGGCCATCAAGGAAGTACTTGAGAATGCCGAAGGCTATGGCTTTCACTACCGCGACAAAGACCTCTACGCCTATCCGGAAACCTATATCGTTGAAGTAGACACGGCTGTTGAGCACTGGGCCGACTTCGCTGCGCAAAAGGGCATATCGTACAAGACTTTTAAATATTTTAACCCGTGGCTCCGGGAGAGTTTTTTGCTTAATCGCGAAGGTTTGACCTACGCGATCGAATTGCCGGTCGACACGAGCCTATACTTCAGACAGGAGGAGTCGGAATGA
- the rfbC gene encoding dTDP-4-dehydrorhamnose 3,5-epimerase: protein MKIAPSHIDGLLVITPRVFRDERGYFLESFSEERYKEAGIEGPFVQDNQSLSQRGVLRGLHFQKPPHAQGKLVRVIKGSVLDVAVDIRKGSPTYGQYHAEILDEELQNQFWIPPGFAHGFLTLEDNTIFSYKCTDYYNKQSEDAIRWSDPDIHINWDIENPVLSEKDEIASFLKDFDSPFSI, encoded by the coding sequence ATGAAAATCGCGCCCTCCCATATAGATGGCCTGTTGGTCATTACCCCCCGAGTTTTCCGCGATGAACGCGGCTATTTCCTGGAAAGTTTTTCTGAAGAACGCTATAAAGAGGCCGGTATTGAAGGCCCTTTCGTGCAAGATAACCAAAGCCTCTCGCAAAGAGGGGTACTGCGCGGCCTGCATTTTCAAAAACCACCTCACGCTCAAGGAAAACTCGTTCGCGTGATCAAAGGTTCAGTACTCGACGTCGCGGTAGATATACGCAAAGGCTCTCCGACCTACGGCCAATACCACGCTGAGATCCTCGATGAAGAACTTCAAAATCAGTTTTGGATTCCACCTGGTTTTGCACATGGATTCCTCACCCTGGAAGACAATACCATCTTCTCCTACAAGTGCACGGACTATTACAACAAACAAAGTGAGGACGCTATCCGTTGGAGCGATCCAGATATTCACATCAACTGGGATATTGAGAATCCTGTTCTGAGTGAAAAAGACGAAATCGCCTCCTTTTTAAAAGACTTCGACAGCCCGTTCAGCATATGA
- a CDS encoding TIGR00730 family Rossman fold protein, with protein sequence MSQRLKNTLQRDWNEIKANDSWAIFKIMAEFVEGFEKLSKIGPCVSIFGSARTQPEDRYYQLAEDIAFRLCQRGYGIISGGGPGIMEAANKGANRAGGNSVGLNIELPHEQGSNPYIDQDKLIEFDYFFVRKVMFVKYSQAFIAMPGGFGTLDEFFESLTLIQTNKIERFPIILYGKEFWGPLLDWIKQTVQDGFGNISEGDLDLIAICDDPESVVKAVDDFYMKYLLRPNF encoded by the coding sequence ATGAGCCAACGACTTAAGAACACCCTACAGCGCGACTGGAATGAGATCAAGGCCAACGACAGTTGGGCCATTTTCAAGATCATGGCCGAATTCGTTGAGGGCTTTGAAAAGCTTTCAAAGATCGGTCCTTGCGTGAGCATCTTCGGATCGGCTCGCACTCAGCCCGAAGATCGCTACTACCAACTCGCCGAGGACATCGCTTTTAGGCTTTGTCAGCGCGGGTATGGAATCATTAGCGGCGGTGGACCAGGTATCATGGAGGCGGCAAATAAGGGTGCTAACAGAGCCGGAGGAAATTCGGTCGGACTCAACATCGAACTGCCTCATGAGCAGGGGTCGAACCCCTACATCGATCAGGACAAACTCATTGAATTCGACTACTTCTTCGTCCGTAAAGTGATGTTCGTGAAGTACTCACAGGCCTTTATTGCCATGCCGGGTGGATTCGGAACACTCGACGAATTCTTTGAGTCGCTAACCTTGATCCAAACCAATAAAATAGAGCGTTTTCCGATCATACTTTATGGTAAGGAGTTCTGGGGCCCCCTACTCGATTGGATCAAGCAAACCGTACAAGACGGTTTTGGCAATATCAGCGAAGGCGACCTGGACCTCATTGCGATTTGCGACGACCCGGAAAGCGTGGTGAAAGCCGTCGACGATTTTTACATGAAGTACCTCCTACGTCCGAACTTCTGA
- a CDS encoding glycosyltransferase family 2 protein, producing MEVWVVDNGSDPEPSDLKDEYSEVMYLRTDENLGFAGGNHLAVRQSKADYLFFVNYDTEVTDGLIDRLVRDLEENPDWAGVSPRILYHHTPDTLQYAGATAMHPMKIGNESIGFKERDRAEFQVVRKTEFLHGAAMMIRQSVVDEVGRMNDDYFLYYEEHDWCERMKCAGYQLFVDGRVAIFHKESLSTGMASPLKTYYLTRNRRLWARRNQRGLMKIMSGAYFYFVVVPKNLLKFTVSGKLQHIVATWRAIVWNLSHRA from the coding sequence ATGGAAGTCTGGGTGGTCGATAATGGCTCTGATCCGGAACCTTCGGACTTAAAGGACGAGTATTCCGAAGTGATGTATCTGCGGACCGATGAAAATCTAGGCTTCGCCGGAGGTAACCATCTTGCCGTTAGGCAATCAAAAGCCGACTATCTTTTTTTCGTCAACTACGATACAGAAGTCACCGACGGGTTGATCGACCGACTTGTCCGCGATTTAGAGGAAAATCCCGATTGGGCGGGAGTGAGCCCACGTATTCTGTACCACCATACTCCCGATACATTGCAGTACGCGGGCGCAACGGCGATGCACCCGATGAAGATCGGAAACGAATCGATCGGATTTAAGGAAAGGGACCGCGCCGAGTTTCAGGTGGTTCGCAAGACCGAGTTCTTGCATGGAGCCGCTATGATGATCCGCCAATCGGTGGTCGACGAGGTGGGGCGGATGAACGACGATTACTTTTTGTATTATGAGGAGCACGATTGGTGCGAGCGGATGAAATGCGCCGGATACCAACTGTTTGTCGATGGTCGTGTGGCCATTTTTCACAAGGAGTCGCTGAGCACGGGAATGGCCAGTCCGCTCAAAACGTATTACCTCACGCGGAACCGCCGCTTGTGGGCTCGCCGAAACCAACGCGGCTTGATGAAAATCATGTCCGGAGCGTACTTTTATTTTGTGGTCGTTCCAAAGAATTTGCTGAAATTCACGGTATCGGGCAAGTTGCAGCACATAGTAGCCACTTGGCGCGCCATCGTTTGGAATTTAAGCCATAGAGCATGA